In Planktothrix tepida PCC 9214, a single window of DNA contains:
- a CDS encoding RNA-binding S4 domain-containing protein, with protein sequence MSETIKLDQFLKFMGEVSTGGQAKIMIQSGEVRVNGEIETRRGRKLVTGDQVWIGGKTLTVNLEQG encoded by the coding sequence ATGTCTGAAACTATTAAACTTGATCAATTTCTGAAATTCATGGGTGAGGTTTCTACCGGAGGACAAGCTAAAATTATGATTCAATCCGGTGAAGTTCGAGTTAATGGTGAGATTGAAACTAGACGGGGACGAAAATTAGTTACAGGAGATCAAGTGTGGATTGGTGGAAAAACTTTAACGGTTAATTTAGAGCAGGGATAA
- a CDS encoding pentapeptide repeat-containing protein → MDSWELVQRKATGEWNFKEVDLRGADLQSLDLSKLVFIGADLSGANLKGANFSRSSLRGANLMGANLSYTILEQASLYGVQMMGANLSHANLNGANLTHANLSYTNLYQANLSAANLYGCNLENAWLVGADLRDTDLEKANFKAVNLTDANLTDSSGFNQSDAIICNTIMPNGELMLSLL, encoded by the coding sequence ATGGATAGTTGGGAATTAGTACAACGAAAAGCCACAGGGGAATGGAATTTTAAAGAGGTGGATTTAAGAGGCGCTGATTTACAAAGTTTGGATCTCAGTAAATTAGTCTTTATTGGGGCTGACTTAAGTGGGGCAAATCTCAAGGGCGCAAATTTCAGTCGTTCTTCCTTACGCGGTGCTAACTTAATGGGGGCTAATTTAAGTTATACGATTTTAGAACAAGCTAGTTTATATGGAGTACAAATGATGGGGGCAAACCTCTCCCATGCTAACCTGAATGGAGCCAATTTAACCCACGCCAATTTAAGCTATACTAATCTTTATCAAGCTAATTTAAGTGCTGCAAACCTTTACGGGTGTAATTTAGAAAATGCTTGGTTAGTCGGGGCTGATTTACGAGATACGGATTTAGAAAAAGCTAATTTTAAAGCCGTTAATTTAACTGATGCTAATTTAACGGATTCTAGTGGATTTAATCAAAGCGATGCCATCATTTGTAATACGATTATGCCCAATGGTGAATTGATGTTATCCCTGCTCTAA
- a CDS encoding threonine/serine ThrE exporter family protein encodes MTPTVLQEIDQKFHLVLLTARLLLQNSAATERVHRVTGQLADSLGIEARLLVSYEAITLTTKIHNQFYSRISTPIPAMKINMMVMTQVMRLVDDIQQGHKTLEEVTDELELINHHAPHHYPQWFLVLMLGIAGGSLAKIFHGDWSTFLIVSLATALGLILRQQLAKNKFNGFIITFFAAFLGGCISAIGIKLGWTTTPEPCLLVPSMMLVPGVHLINAVLDMVYNHQITGIARLNFSLVMLISILFGLLLSGSIMDISVAVNSIKSPLLQPENILFAGLVAAGFAILFNVPKGILWVCILCGMVGYGMRFFSIYIGLGIIWGNLLASMVVGLMTVYFSRRFKVPSAAIAFGAVVGMIPGIFMFRAGSGLILMMKLGINSDISLIANTIVMAGTALLMTLGIPVGLALPNLLFFRSDD; translated from the coding sequence ATGACGCCAACAGTCCTCCAAGAGATTGATCAAAAGTTTCACCTGGTTCTACTTACCGCCCGACTTCTTCTACAAAATAGTGCTGCAACAGAACGAGTTCATCGGGTAACTGGTCAATTAGCCGATAGTTTAGGAATTGAAGCCCGGTTATTAGTATCTTATGAAGCTATCACCTTAACAACCAAAATTCATAATCAATTTTATTCGCGCATTAGTACCCCCATTCCGGCGATGAAAATTAATATGATGGTCATGACTCAAGTGATGCGCTTAGTCGATGATATTCAACAAGGACATAAAACTTTAGAAGAAGTTACAGATGAGTTAGAACTGATTAATCACCATGCGCCTCATCATTATCCGCAATGGTTTTTAGTTTTAATGCTAGGAATTGCGGGGGGAAGTTTGGCTAAAATTTTTCATGGAGATTGGTCTACTTTTTTGATTGTGAGTTTAGCAACAGCCCTGGGATTAATCTTAAGACAACAATTAGCAAAAAACAAGTTTAATGGGTTTATTATTACCTTTTTTGCTGCTTTTTTGGGAGGGTGTATCAGTGCAATTGGAATTAAACTGGGTTGGACAACAACCCCAGAACCCTGCTTATTAGTTCCCTCCATGATGTTAGTCCCCGGAGTTCATTTAATTAATGCAGTTTTAGATATGGTTTATAACCATCAAATCACAGGAATTGCGCGATTAAATTTTAGTTTAGTAATGTTAATCTCTATTTTATTTGGTTTATTATTATCAGGAAGTATTATGGATATTTCTGTTGCTGTTAATTCGATAAAATCCCCTTTATTACAGCCGGAAAATATTTTATTTGCTGGATTAGTCGCTGCCGGATTTGCTATTTTATTTAATGTTCCTAAAGGAATTCTTTGGGTTTGTATTCTTTGTGGAATGGTCGGTTATGGAATGCGATTTTTTTCGATTTATATTGGATTAGGAATTATTTGGGGAAATCTTTTGGCTTCAATGGTTGTGGGATTAATGACAGTTTATTTTTCTCGACGGTTTAAAGTGCCTTCGGCGGCGATTGCATTTGGGGCTGTTGTCGGAATGATCCCTGGAATTTTTATGTTTCGAGCCGGAAGTGGTTTAATTTTAATGATGAAATTAGGCATCAATTCCGATATTTCTTTAATTGCTAATACGATAGTGATGGCTGGAACTGCCTTATTAATGACATTAGGAATTCCGGTGGGGTTAGCCTTACCGAATTTATTATTTTTTAGATCAGATGATTAG
- a CDS encoding succinate dehydrogenase/fumarate reductase flavoprotein subunit, giving the protein MLEHDVIIVGGGLAGCRAAVEIARTNPSLNIAVVAKTHPIRSHSVAAQGGIAATLKNIDESDSWEAHAFDTVKGSDYLADQDAVEILAKEAPDVIIDLEHLGVLFSRLPDGRIAQRAFGGHSHNRTCYAADKTGHAILHELVNNLRRYGVQIYDEWYVMRLILEEGQAKGVVMFRINDGQLTVVRAKAVMFATGGYGRAFNTTSNDYASTGDGLAMSAMAGVPLEDMEFVQFHPTGLYPVGVLISEAVRGEGAYLINSNGERFMATYAPSRMELAPRDITSRAITLEIRAGRGINPDGSSGGPYVYLDLRHLGREKIMSRIPFCWEEAHRLLGIDAVVQPMPVRPTVHYSMGGIPTNINGQVLSGIDSLVDGLFAAGEAACVSVHGANRLGSNSLLECVVYGKRTGAAIAEFVQNRKLPTLDEQRYLKEAQEQLQGLLDQSGDYRIGTLRQDFQDAMTAHCGVFRNDSVMREGLSLIQELQNRYQQIYLDDKGKCWNTELIEALELKSLMIVGNMILTSALNRQESRGAHSREDYPQRNDEQFLKHTLAYYSPAGIDLAYRPVQITLFEPQERKY; this is encoded by the coding sequence ATGCTAGAACATGATGTGATTATTGTTGGGGGCGGGTTAGCTGGATGTCGGGCGGCGGTAGAAATTGCCCGCACTAACCCCAGCTTAAATATAGCCGTTGTTGCTAAAACTCACCCCATTCGTTCCCATTCCGTTGCCGCCCAAGGGGGTATCGCCGCTACATTAAAAAATATTGATGAAAGCGACAGTTGGGAAGCCCATGCTTTCGATACCGTCAAGGGTTCAGACTATCTCGCTGACCAAGATGCGGTGGAAATTTTAGCCAAAGAAGCCCCGGATGTCATTATTGATTTAGAACATTTGGGAGTCTTATTTTCCCGTCTTCCTGATGGACGCATCGCCCAACGGGCCTTCGGAGGACATTCTCACAACCGCACCTGCTACGCCGCCGATAAAACTGGCCATGCGATTTTACACGAACTGGTGAATAATCTCAGACGCTATGGCGTTCAGATTTATGATGAATGGTACGTCATGCGGTTGATATTGGAAGAGGGACAAGCCAAGGGCGTTGTCATGTTCCGTATTAATGACGGACAGTTAACGGTTGTTCGTGCGAAGGCGGTAATGTTCGCAACGGGGGGTTATGGTCGGGCGTTTAATACCACCTCCAATGACTACGCCTCAACGGGGGATGGGTTGGCGATGTCGGCGATGGCGGGAGTTCCCTTGGAAGATATGGAGTTTGTACAGTTTCATCCAACGGGATTATATCCGGTAGGGGTGTTAATTTCCGAAGCCGTGCGGGGAGAAGGCGCTTATTTAATTAATAGTAATGGGGAACGATTTATGGCGACTTATGCCCCAAGTCGCATGGAATTAGCACCGAGAGATATTACGTCCCGTGCTATTACTTTAGAAATTCGTGCAGGGCGTGGAATTAACCCCGATGGCAGTTCTGGGGGGCCTTATGTTTATTTGGATTTGCGACATTTAGGACGGGAAAAAATTATGAGTCGGATTCCTTTTTGTTGGGAAGAAGCGCACCGTTTATTAGGCATTGATGCTGTGGTTCAACCGATGCCTGTTCGTCCAACGGTTCACTATTCAATGGGGGGAATTCCGACTAATATTAATGGGCAAGTTTTAAGCGGTATCGATAGTTTAGTGGATGGATTATTTGCGGCGGGAGAAGCGGCTTGTGTCTCCGTTCATGGAGCAAATCGTTTAGGTAGTAATTCCTTATTAGAATGTGTTGTTTATGGAAAACGAACAGGAGCAGCTATTGCTGAATTTGTGCAAAATCGCAAATTACCAACTCTTGATGAACAGCGTTATTTGAAAGAAGCTCAAGAGCAATTACAAGGGTTATTAGATCAATCAGGAGATTACCGAATCGGGACACTCCGCCAAGACTTTCAAGATGCTATGACGGCTCATTGTGGTGTGTTTAGAAATGATAGTGTGATGCGAGAAGGGTTAAGTCTAATTCAAGAGTTACAGAATCGTTATCAACAGATTTATTTAGATGATAAAGGCAAATGTTGGAATACAGAATTAATTGAAGCTTTGGAATTAAAAAGCCTAATGATTGTGGGAAATATGATTTTAACTTCAGCCTTAAACCGTCAAGAAAGCCGAGGGGCTCACAGTCGAGAAGATTATCCCCAACGCAATGATGAACAGTTCCTCAAACATACCTTAGCTTATTATTCACCTGCGGGTATTGATTTAGCATATCGTCCGGTTCAAATAACGTTATTTGAACCCCAGGAACGAAAATATTGA